Below is a window of Anas platyrhynchos isolate ZD024472 breed Pekin duck chromosome 13, IASCAAS_PekinDuck_T2T, whole genome shotgun sequence DNA.
GATTTGACTAACAGGGTCCTTGATCTGATCTGGCTCGGCCACCTCaacgccttttttttttcagtctagaTCAAcccctgtttttgttttgtttaataacgTTTGACAAGTCTGAACACTTCTTGGTGTGGAAgccagagagggaaggagagtgCCTCTTCTCTGTACagaggtgttgttttttttttttttgcctgcagaATACTCCTACACGTACAAATGAGGCACATCCAAAAGGCTGGCTGTTGGTAGCTTGCCTGCAGCACGCTGTGCTGAGTCAAACGTATACGCAGATCACAAGCCCGGTGGATGCAGTGCTATTTATAGACCGAGGATACCATGTTGGAGAAGAACAGACAGGCTAGGGAAAtcagaaagttttaaaaataattctgaattaAAATGTAGCGTACGGGGAAGAGCAGCGCGTGGAGGTGAGCCTTCCTGGATCCTCGCTGCATACAGCTGGAACACGCTGGCGTGACGGGAGGGAGTCCCCTGCTTCAGTCACTGCTGCTTTCATCCTGGTAGGACTGCGGGCCTGAAGGGGCTGGCAGCCTCCCCAAAACCTGCCCTCTGACTGCAGGTACCCCTCAGGTCTAAGCAGGGAGATGCAACGTCTGCGAGGGCCCGCTGAAACATTCACCCCACCATTATGAACCCATCCTGCAAGTCACAACTTTCCCCCACTGATGTACTGAAAACATCAGCATCTGTCAGGACAAAAGAGCAGAAGCTTAAAGTCTGCAAGAGAGAGCAAGCAGGGGCAACCGAATTGCCTGCAGGACCAGATTGCTTATTAGTTAAATATGTGCAGGTAATCCTCAGAAATAAGCCATGCTCTGTGGAGAGCAAGGTGATGCCCGTGCTGAGGAGGTGCAGATGTTCCCCCAAGCACGTTAACCCAAGGCCTGGGAGGAAGATGCACGGCCAGGGCGGCTGCAGGGTTCCTCCTCCCAGCGGACAGCAGCGTGCCCTGTGCCCAAGCACCACTGCTTTGGAGGAAGAGAAGCGAATATAAAATAACCCCCGGCACGTAGGAGGGAGCTCTCACAAGCCACCAGTCCCTGGAGCACCGGCCCCGCTGCGcctgccagcccctgcagcaccgGACTGCCGTTACGTGAGGCTGAATAAGCCCAACGCTTTCAATCTCCTTTCATAAGAGGAGATTATCATCTAAGCACTTAATTATCTAGTAGCTTTTCTCCGCACGTGTCCCAGTTCGgtctatttttctttgcatgtaGATGGCCAGGACTGTGCACAGGCTTCCAGCCGTGCCATGCTTGCACAGAAGCTCCCGGCAGCCAGAGCTTGTGCCCCTCCACATGCTGCCCTGCCAAATCTCACCTGGTCTGCGgcccccagggctggcacaccGCTTTGTGCCACCTGCTAGCTGCCTGGGTGCCCTTCTGGCTCCTGCACCCAGTCACCACGGCAGATTTAGGCAGGACTGGCCCATGAGCAGTGCTCCCAGAGCTGCGTTTTCCCCTCCTCTCACCCCTCTCAAGAGCTGAGTTTTTCCCTTTAGTTGAGGCTTTGTGCCCCTCACaatttttctcagcttttttcATATTACATGATGAAAAGCTTTGTTTGAGTCTACACAAAGGCACTGCATTGCCTTTGTCTAAAAAGTCACCTATCTTATCACAGGGTATTACATTAGTCAGGCACAATCTGCCTTTTATAAAGTCTTGTTCCGttttattccattttccttCCTATCTTTGATTACTCTTTCCTTTAAGGTCTTGCCTAAAACCTTGGACAATATGAGAACAAACTAGTAAGCCCATAATTGCTCagatctcttccttttcttctttcccaaaTCTACCTTTCAAAAACGtccctgatttattttttttttacagaaccaAAGCCTGTACAAGTactttctgtctgtctctcccTAATAGTTTTTAACTCTTTGGCCAATTCCATCAAGAGTTTGACAGCAGGGCAGAGCTCACCGAGATAATTAAGTCCCTGCAAGCTTAATGAAAATagctgggcaggaggggaagagaTCCCGAGCGCTCCGCGGCTCTGCAGCGTGTGGGCACGCCTCTCTGGGGTGAGAAGAGCCACCCTGAGGAGCTGAGATAAATGCTCCACGTGCAGGAACAGCTTCAGCTGGGCTCTTATCgccgcagacaccaaagtcaatCAAACATGTTGGATTTGGAGAAAAAGAGGATTAATTAATTGCAGAGCTCTTGTAGCCACTTGTTGGCACACGGGCTTTGCACGGATCTCTCTCAGGCACCCAGTGGCAGTCCAGGGCTGCAGAGTTTCAGTTCTCCCGGCCAGTTGGCTTGGGAAGGTGTTGTTTTCGCAGGAGCGCTTTGCATCCTGTTCTGTTCCAACCCGCAGATGTTCCTGCCCAGCCACATCACCCGCACACACCTCCCTGTGCTGTCCAAAGGGAAGGCCAGGTGTGTCTAGTGACCGTCCCTCTGTGCTTCATGGTGTATGGCTTCAAAGGAAGGCTGTACGATTGCTCAGGGTTTGTCACCTCCTTGTAAGCTGCAAACTGTGCTCCTGCGATGTGGTGTGGTAGCCACAGGAGTGGTTACAGTAAGAATAACTGCAGCCACATGGGAGGATATCATTATTGCTGAATTGTCTGACAAAATCGTGTACCAGCTGCACTGTGACTCCCGTCACAATTTCAAGCTCCCATTTACCATCAGCTCGCCACAGAAGAGGGTCGGTTACACGGGGCTGAGCCAGTCCCACGTGGGTCCCTGTCCCAGCACAGTTCACAGACAATGAAGCCTCGTCCTTCCTTGCCTTGAACCAACCAAGTTCCCCAGCTTCGCGTAGCCTTTCATCCCCGGCTGCCATATTAATAGAACACAGTAAATGAGGTTTGGCCTGCACTCAGCATCTTATAAATTTCAAGTGCTTTGCATTAAACATGCACCCTATTGTTCATCGCTTGGTGCTTGGGGAGATCTCAGCTGGCGAATGGCTCTGGTTGCACAGCACAGAGAAGTATTTCATGCCAAGCCGTGGAGGAAGTCGCAGTGGTATTGATAGTACTTTATTCACATTTACAAATGAAAGgccaaatgtgttttttattgaTTTGCCTGTTTAGTGCAAGATGCTCTTCAAAGTCACAGTGACTTGGTGCTGAAAGCCCTGGCAGATAAAAGCCAAATGGAGCAGGCGCTGCTGGAGATGGAGAGGAGACTTGCAGCCGTAAGTGGAGAAATTAATCTTTTATTCTGAATCTTCTGTCTGAATTTCTccaatttcttcaaaatattaacTGAATATTAAATTGTCTTCGGATGGAGGATTATAAAGTAGACTGCTCCTATTATAATGAAGAGGGAAAGACATATTAAAATGCTAATTCTAGGCCAGCTACTGACTGATGCTTACCCAAGAGCCTGTTCACAGCGCTGTAAGCTCTGATGAAATCCTGGTCAGTAAGGAGGGAGCCCAACAGTGCCCTGTCGTGGCAGGCGTATGATGAAGCACAGCTTTCTCACTGGCACATGTCTTTGCTGGAGGAGTTGATGCCTGCGAAGGGAGGGCACCTCGCAGAAGTGCAGTGCCTCCTTCCTTTGGCTTCCcagagggaggagaaaagaggTCAGGAAAGAAAAGTGGGAGGCAGAGACAAAAGAGCGAACTCCAGGCCTCCCAgagtggtgtgtttttttcaaagaccctgctgggGGAATTGCTTTTGGCAAGGATGTGATGTGAGAGGGCAACCCAAGTCCCCCAGTCCCAAAGTTCCCATTGTTGTGGGACAGTCTGAGATGCGTATTGCACAGGGGGACACAAATTGCTAATCTTTGGGCTGGTACCCAATGTAAGGCATCTAACTAATGCATAGAACCAAAAGTTTCTTCTGTGAGTCCTGTTATTGTACCTTTTAATGTGTTGTTTActgcttctgctctgctccctgcttccCCAGAAAGACATGGAGATTTCAGATGTGAAATGCAGTGtccagcagctgaaggagagCCTGGAGTCGCTGCCGGCTCAGCTGAGCGATCAGCACCTGAAGCTGTGTGAAGAATTAGGCTCCCTGAAGCTCCCTAGTGCCTTAGCCGAGCTGCAGACATTCATGTCCAGTGCCAGAGCCCCCCCTCGGATGGTGGATGACTCTTCTCAGACCTCCCCTGGCACATGCCAGGGCTGTGCCTCACGTCAGGAGACCGAGCACTGGCCGTGCTGCCGAGGCAGGGGGGGTTGCAGCTCCTCGGGTCCGTCTCAGCACGGAGCCCTGCCCGTGGGGAGCCAGCCCACCGGGGACGGGACACCTGGGAAGGACCTCAGCACAGCTTCTGGAGGCAGCTCCGTTGCTCAAGTCAGCCCCGTTGCTCAAGTGGTGTGTGGCAGAGAAAATACTTCTGTGCAGGAGGTGAGATCTGTTCCGGAACCTCAGAGCCATGCTACCCATCCCTGTATGTGCTGTGCTAACACTCAGTGTCTTGGGGAGAGCCAGAAGAAACGCTGCCCCGTAGCGCAGGAAGTGTCTCTGCTAACTCCTCTGAGGAAGGCGATCAGGAGGAGCactgcagcatttaaaaatgtgaCACCGTCGCAACAGAGGCAGCCTCAGGTTTGCCACCTCTTTGTACAAAACAACGTGCCCGGGCAAAGAGACGGGAACTCATCCACAGACCATGAGCTGGAGAATGTAGCTGtaggaaacaaagcaaagcagaagtcaGGAAGGATCCCTTGGAATAAAATaatggagaggaagaaaacGTACCCCAGCAAGAGGAAAGGAGAGCTCTCTAGAGGTGCTGACGGCGGGCTGAAGCAAGTAAGGGCAAACAGGATTATTGCCTTGGGAAgctccagaaaaaaatgcttgccCAGATACACGGTTGGTCTCAATTTAGAAAACTCTAACCCGGTTTCTTCAGCTCCCAATCAACAGATGCTCGGCAGTGCTCAGCCGAGGCTTACAAGGAATTTCCTACCTGTGCCGTGCTCCAGTAAAGGCGTGCAGCAACTTGCAGACAAAACAAGGAGaaatctggaaaacaagaaacgAGTGATCGTTTCCAGCGCAAGGAGGAATTTCTGGGATTCCTCTCCCCAGGAGAATGTATTTTCCCTGTGCAGCACAACAGGTGGAAAGCAGATGAGCTGCTCTCCAGGCTCCAATAAGCCAGGTCCTGGCAACGcgctgccccagcagagcacgGAGTGCTGCTCTTTAGTTTTTGATAGCGATTATTCTGACTGAGGGGTTTCCtttggttttcagtcttcagtgCAGGCGTGGCCATCTCAGTCACAGTTCATTTCTGCGGGTGCACTACCTGCTGCCTCCTGAATTTGATCCCACGCAGGTGAGCGAGCTCCTGTTGGGCTGGCAAGAAGGGCTGAGTGACCCGTGTGTGTTACAGCCCTTGGAAACAAGCAAGGCTCGTGCCTGGCACGCTTCAACAAGTTACTGCCCACTCGGAGATATTGGAAAGCCAAGTGGATCTGTATTATTTTATCCCCTGCCACCAGCAGGAATGCCTCGGGCTGTGGTTACTGCTGCATTTACGCAGCAAAGAAGTGTCTGCGGAGACTTTCAGCGGGGAGGAACCAGCTGGCAGATCACAGGCACACCGCTGATTCTCCTGCTACCAGACCGAGCACTTAGATCTGCTCCAAACTTTTCATCTAGATACGTGGAATAATATCTTTGCAGCTGGAGGCTTTAGCTCTGCTCTTCACTCGTGGTCTCTGTTTTGGTTTGTATGTCTGACAGTTCAGATTTTGAGCTCCCTGGGAAGTAGGGGGTATTTTTCTGATTGATTTTGGTAAGGTTCAGATTTGTCCCGAGAGCTGTTTCTGAGCTTTGGGCAGTTTAGCTGAGGAAAGCAGAATCCCAGCATCTCGGTTTGTTGAGTATggtgtttcttctccttttagGCTGAAATTTCTTGGTTTCAGGAAATCCAGGAAATTATTATTTAGTTTCTGTTATATTTTTCCCACTTATCTCTTGATCACAGACTTGCCCAACTTACACTTTCCAAAGATGACTCTCAGAAGCCAGAAGAAGTGACAGTCACATCCAACAGGTACGGTGATCGATGGATGTTTCTAATCCTTTAGGGACCTGTAACTCTCTAGCTCGGACTCACTCCAGACACACAGATTTGGAGTCAGAAAGGGCCAGCTGCTCACCCAACCCGACACACATAGCAGCTCGGTCATTCAGCAGCCCCTGTTCCTGCAGAGCAAATCCTCCCAGGACATCCAGCCGTGACTGTAAGTTTCCACTGcttcaaatatttctgtcaCGTTTGAGCTTTGAtcggagctgctgctggcaaaaGAAGCATTTCGATATTGACAAAACAGGTCTATTACCGTGAGTCCGCATGGCCCAGTGCTGTCCTCCCATGGGGAAAGGCTGGGATCCTTTCCCTGAATTTAATAAAGCCATTGTTCCATCACAAATACCGAGTGTTTCTGTAGTGTTTCTTCGGGAGGTGCAAGGTCCTGCTTCAGCAGGTGAACAGGGAGCTGCTCGTTAGTGTTCAGCTGCCCTGAATCATGGCACTGggagaattactttttttcagctccctggTGTTTAAGGAAGGAAAGCACTGCCCTTACCCTTTACCATTGATTTGGCGGTGTTAATGAGTGAGAAGGTGGGGGTGGGCAGGCCTGAGGAGCCCCCAAGCTGTGGGGTCCTCCTGGGCTGGCAGAGGGGCTGCTGAGGCCGTCCTGCGgctgacagctgcaggcagcaccatCTGCATCCCTTCCCTTTACATTTCCCTTCTGTAGCTGCCTCccctgcactgcagcagctctgagggGCACAAAAGGGGGTTGAGGATCCATCTGTGTTTTGGGGAAGCACTGATGTTGGTGTCTGCGGGGCTGGATCAGGCTGAAGGTCcgtgctgcaggctgccagcccGGCAGCGCATCGCTGAGCTTggagggacctctggaggtctctgCTGCAAGCCCCCGCGCCCAGCTGGCACCCTGAGGACATGCCGGGGTGCAATGGGGGGGCTTGCACCAGGGACCCCCGGCCTCCCACACCATGGCTCGTGGCGGGGTTGTGCACAATGGTTTTGTAGAAAGGGGCTGGGGTTGCAGCCGGGTGCggtgaggagcagcagcacgcaGTGCTCCCCCTGCTCCGGCCACcttgggggggacatggggtaAGGCCCCGGAGAGCAGTGGGTCCCACCTGGCCCCACAGCCCAGTTCCCATTCAGGGTCTCCTCCAGGGGTTTCGCTGCCAGCGTTTATCCCAATAAGGCTGCACCGTGCTGCAACTCCCCTGCTGGCTCCGAGAGACAAAAATGGAAGTGTGTGCACAGCCCTGCGTGGGGCCGCCAGCCACCGCCTGCC
It encodes the following:
- the IHO1 gene encoding interactor of HORMAD1 protein 1 isoform X1: MNFNVWNIKEMLSTPTASGPNKFSVRSNVPSDYSSLSDSQLLFGSQFCPENVQSAAAPLELGTQLGQHNSQDSEPSIFTKYQMKPQLFDEDTREKGLLNFCAGRGKSVLENFEVNKNKIKDKYDREVLSTFISSINDRLQGLQACLDKFEEMFNSRNKSILVHLETISKTLQDALQSHSDLVLKALADKSQMEQALLEMERRLAAKDMEISDVKCSVQQLKESLESLPAQLSDQHLKLCEELGSLKLPSALAELQTFMSSARAPPRMVDDSSQTSPGTCQGCASRQETEHWPCCRGRGGCSSSGPSQHGALPVGSQPTGDGTPGKDLSTASGGSSVAQVSPVAQVVCGRENTSVQEVRSVPEPQSHATHPCMCCANTQCLGESQKKRCPVAQEVSLLTPLRKAIRRSTAAFKNVTPSQQRQPQVCHLFVQNNVPGQRDGNSSTDHELENVAVGNKAKQKSGRIPWNKIMERKKTYPSKRKGELSRGADGGLKQVRANRIIALGSSRKKCLPRYTVGLNLENSNPVSSAPNQQMLGSAQPRLTRNFLPVPCSSKGVQQLADKTRRNLENKKRVIVSSARRNFWDSSPQENVFSLCSTTGGKQMSCSPGSNKPGPGNALPQQSTECCSLVFDSDYSD
- the IHO1 gene encoding interactor of HORMAD1 protein 1 isoform X2 is translated as MLRAADIKPNKFSVRSNVPSDYSSLSDSQLLFGSQFCPENVQSAAAPLELGTQLGQHNSQDSEPSIFTKYQMKPQLFDEDTREKGLLNFCAGRGKSVLENFEVNKNKIKDKYDREVLSTFISSINDRLQGLQACLDKFEEMFNSRNKSILVHLETISKTLQDALQSHSDLVLKALADKSQMEQALLEMERRLAAKDMEISDVKCSVQQLKESLESLPAQLSDQHLKLCEELGSLKLPSALAELQTFMSSARAPPRMVDDSSQTSPGTCQGCASRQETEHWPCCRGRGGCSSSGPSQHGALPVGSQPTGDGTPGKDLSTASGGSSVAQVSPVAQVVCGRENTSVQEVRSVPEPQSHATHPCMCCANTQCLGESQKKRCPVAQEVSLLTPLRKAIRRSTAAFKNVTPSQQRQPQVCHLFVQNNVPGQRDGNSSTDHELENVAVGNKAKQKSGRIPWNKIMERKKTYPSKRKGELSRGADGGLKQVRANRIIALGSSRKKCLPRYTVGLNLENSNPVSSAPNQQMLGSAQPRLTRNFLPVPCSSKGVQQLADKTRRNLENKKRVIVSSARRNFWDSSPQENVFSLCSTTGGKQMSCSPGSNKPGPGNALPQQSTECCSLVFDSDYSD